From the Petrotoga sp. 9PWA.NaAc.5.4 genome, the window AACCAAGTTCTTTCACTAATATTTTAGCATATTCCGCAACTTTTTCAGCTTCTTGTTTAATTTCTCTAACAATTTCATTATCTTCTTCGCTTAATTTTCTAATAATTCCTTTTGGTTCGTAACCTATTTCTTCAAATTTCATCATTTTAGGTCCCATTACAACTCTTCCTACATCAAAACCATTTTCTGATTGAACTATAACATAATCGTTTAATTTAATTTTCTCACCATCTATGTAAGAATAATAATAAATTTCTCCCAATCTATCTAATTCTACACCATACACTTCGGCTTCAAGATCTATCATTAAATCACTCCCAATATTTATCAGTTTATAAAACATCTCTTCAATCGTAAAAAATGCGAAAATATTTCTATTTCAAAGTTGAAATTAGAAACCTTACTATTGAGTATACTATTTAAATATTCAAGATATTCTTTGACTATTTTTGTATCAACTTTGTATTCATTAAATCCAAAAAAATATACTAAAGACGAATTCCAAAAATATTTCCACTTTGTAGTAGATATAGAAACAAGAGAGTCTCTTATTAAAAACTGTGCTAAAGAACTTATCTTTTTTAAAAAAGTATAACTATCAATGTCATTTTTAATTTTTAATATGTTTTTATAGCAATTAAACAATTCTTCTGGAGATAGCTTCAACAATATTTCAAATAATTTAAAATAAGAAAGGTCAAATTTTAGTTTGTTAAGTGGGGTATTTAAAGGTAATTTAAAAATTTCTAATAATTGTTCAAAATTATCGTATGACAAATTTAAAATATCATTTATAGCCTTTTTTATTTCAGAAATATCTGTTGCTTGGTCTTTTAGATAGTATAACACATCAGTATCTATATGCTGAAAAATTTTTAAATAGATCGACAATTCACCATACTTATTTTCGATTTCTTGCCAATAAGCTTTTGGTAAAGGTATCTCGAATTTTATAAATCTACTTTTGATCGTAGGTAACAAATAATCCCATCGAGAAGTAGCAGCAAAAATCAAAGAATATTGTGGAGGTTCTTCTAATACTTTCAGAGAAGCATTAGCCGCTTCCAGAGTCATAGCATCAATCTCTTCAATTAGTATAATTCTCTGATCAGAAAAATTAGGTTTATATAACATAAAATCTACAATTTCTCTTATTTTATCTATTTTAATATTTCCATTTTCTGGCATCACAAATAAAACATCATTAATATTTAAATTAGGTATTCTCAATAAAATTTCTCTAACAAACTCTTTATAAAGATAGTTATTTTCAGAAACAAAACATAAAGAAGAACCTTGCAACTTTCCAATATTTTTTACAATTTTATCAATTATCTCATCAAATTCTTCTATTTTCAAATTTCCACCTTCTAAACTTCTAAAATTTTGAATATAAGATTATCTGATTATTGATAAAGATCTAAGAGCAAACCATTTATCTCTTCTATAGTTGAAGCATATATAATAGTTCTTTTTTCCTTTTTAAGTAAAACATCAGTTAGTTCTTTAACTTTTTCATCAACAATTTGAGCAACTACGTGTAATTTAGGAGAAGCATTCTTGTAATCAACTTCACTTTTAATCACATACCAATGTTTTTCAAGTCTTTTTAAAAATTCTTTTATAGCCTGTTTATAACTTCTTAAATTAGAAGAAGTTGGAGATTTTACAAACTTATTACCAGCGTTGATAACGTTATCGACTAAAATTTTAAGTTCTTTTTCAGATATTTCTATTTGTGTATCCAATAATACGTCAAAAAAACCTGAAGATTGATTGATTGAATTGTCAGAAACATCTCCAGACTTTAAATTTTTAATCTTTCGTTTTTTAATTTCTTTTTCTGTCTTCTTTTTGTTGTTTATAGGATCGATTTCCATAATATTAACTCCTGCATAAATATCATGATATTCACTTTAGAAATTCTAAAATTCATCTTTTATCAATGTTTTAGCGTTTAACTTTCTATAAAATACCTCCACAATTCTAATTTTGACCAATTCTTTATTTCTTTAACTTTTTCGCTGTTTAAAGCCATTTTACAAACAAAGATTATCTATTAATTCAAGAAGTTTGTCTTTTATCTTGTCTTTCTTATAACTTCCATAAAATTTCCCAGATAAAAAGATAGCACCTGAGGAATTTCTTGTACCTACAATTGCAATATCCGAATGCTTAGCCTCACCTGGACCATTGACCACACACCCCATGACTGAAATTGTTATATTTCTATTTACTTTTTTATCTTTCACCCATTCTTTGACCTCGTAAGCTAATCTTTCAACATCTATTTCTGTCCTTGCACAAGTAGGGCAAGCAATCACTCTTATTCCGTTTTTAAATCCTAAAAGAATCAAAAGCTGTTTCGCTAAATAAACTTCCTTAAGTGGATCTCCGCTAATTGAGACTCTAATTGTATCCCCGATTTTGTTTATTAGTAAAGTACCTATTCCGGCAGAAGACAAAATTGATGCATCTTCATAGACTCCGGCTTCAGTTATTCCTATATGCAAAGGATAAGGCACCTTTTCCGATATATACTTGTTTGCAAGAAAGTTCTCTCTCGCATCAACTGATTTAGCTGAAATAACTATATCATAAAACTCATTTTTTTCTAACAATTGAACTTCTCTTAATGCGCTTTCAGCCAATGCTTGCGATCTAGGTAAATTTGAAAACTCCTTTGCTATAGAACCAGAATTAGTACCTACTCTAATAGGAACTTTGTACTCTTTAGCTACTTTAACAATTTGTTTTATCTTTTCATTTGAACCAATATTTCCAGGATTAATCCTAACCTTGGATGCTCCAACTTTTATAGCTTCTATAGCAATCTTATAATCAAAATGAATATCTGCAACTATTGGAAGTGAAGAATTTTTAACAATTTCCGAAAAAGGTAAAATATCATCCATATCCCTAACAGAAACTCGTACTATCTCTGCTCCTGCTTTTGCCAAATTATTTATTTGAGACAAATTAGCCGTTACATTTTTTGTATCTATATTTGTCATACTTTGAATAACAATAGGGTTACTACCTCCTATTTTTACTCCTTTGACATTAACTTCATTTTTTGAAAACATAAAACACACCCCTAAAAACTATCGAAAAAATCGCATAATATCATTATAAGTTACAAAAATCATTAAAAATATCAAGAATAAAAATCCTATAGTATTTACTATAGCTTCAACTTTTGGACTAACCCTTTTTCTCGTAATCATCTCATATATAGAAAAAACTATCCTACCTCCATCTAAACCAGGAATAGGTATAAGATTAAATACACCCAAACTAATCGTTATCAAAGCCATAAGATTCAAAATTGCTTCTAAACCTACTTCTGCTGCTTGACCTATTATAGCTGCTGCTCCAACTGGGCCTGCTAATTGATCTGCAGATAATCTACCTGTAAATAGTTGAACAAAAGATTGAAAAGTTAAAGCAATCATATTGTTTGCCCATTGAACAGGAACGGTTAAAGCTTCTATACCCTTAGGTCTCCAATTTTCATAAGCTGATTTTAATACGCCAGGTTTCAAAATAAAATCCAAAAAATCTGTTTTAGATATAGTAATTTCAAATCTTTCATTATTTCTCTCTATTAATACGTTAAGATAATTATCATCGAATGGTTTGTATTCATTTATTATTTCTTTTTCTGATATTGAAAACATCAATTGATCTGGATTAAGTTGAATCCTATAAACTACATTTTGTAAGTCCGAACCATTTTCTATAGTAACACCGTTAATCTCTAAAATTTTGTCTCCTTCTTGAAATACACCAGATCCTTTAGATATTACATTTGAGAAAGTAGAATAAATTATTCCCGTTTCATATGTTGGAGCAACATAAGTATATCGTAGTAAACTTCCCTTAACTATCGTTCCATCCTCAAATTGTATTTCTATGGGATCACCTATTTCCATACGTCCCATAACTTCATATATTTCTTCCTCTCCATTTAAAGTAAGTATCCTGGAACTTTTTATACTCGTATCATTAACACCTTGTACATTACTCAACAATATTATGGCTCTTTGTTCAGTTAATTTAGGAATCAAGGTAACATTTAATTCTTCACCATTTCTGATTACAGTTAAATCCAAATTTTTGCCAGACATTATTTCCATTTCTAAAACAGCGGGGTTAAAAACATAATTCCCATTTACCTTTTTTATTACATCACCAGGCATCAATCCAGCTTCACTTGCCACACTTTCTCTACCAACACGTTCCACTATTACTTCTGGAAACCCGTACACTCCAGCAATTCCTATGAAAATAAAATAGCCTAAAAGAAAAGAAAAGAGAGGCCCAGCAAAAGTAATTAAAAATTTTTGCCATGGTTTCTTATTATAAAATAAAGTAGGATCATTATTTGAATATCCTCCTTCAATAATTTCTTCTTCACCAGCAAGTCTCACATACCCTCCTAAAGGAATAGCATTGAACCTGAAAATTGTTTCCTTACCAGGAATTTTAAATATTGAAGGTCCGAAACCCACAGCAAATTCTTCCACTTTTGTCTTAAAAATTTTAGCAAAAATAAAATGTCCAAATTCATGAACAAGTGCTATAACAGAAATAATGATTAAAAACCAAATTATAGAGAGAACAACAGTCATTTTTTTACCTCCAAAACATATTTTTTCGCGATTTCCCTACTTAATTTGTCCACTTTAAGTATATCATCTAAAGATGTAAATTT encodes:
- a CDS encoding YaaR family protein, with protein sequence MEIDPINNKKKTEKEIKKRKIKNLKSGDVSDNSINQSSGFFDVLLDTQIEISEKELKILVDNVINAGNKFVKSPTSSNLRSYKQAIKEFLKRLEKHWYVIKSEVDYKNASPKLHVVAQIVDEKVKELTDVLLKKEKRTIIYASTIEEINGLLLDLYQ
- the ispG gene encoding flavodoxin-dependent (E)-4-hydroxy-3-methylbut-2-enyl-diphosphate synthase — protein: MFSKNEVNVKGVKIGGSNPIVIQSMTNIDTKNVTANLSQINNLAKAGAEIVRVSVRDMDDILPFSEIVKNSSLPIVADIHFDYKIAIEAIKVGASKVRINPGNIGSNEKIKQIVKVAKEYKVPIRVGTNSGSIAKEFSNLPRSQALAESALREVQLLEKNEFYDIVISAKSVDARENFLANKYISEKVPYPLHIGITEAGVYEDASILSSAGIGTLLINKIGDTIRVSISGDPLKEVYLAKQLLILLGFKNGIRVIACPTCARTEIDVERLAYEVKEWVKDKKVNRNITISVMGCVVNGPGEAKHSDIAIVGTRNSSGAIFLSGKFYGSYKKDKIKDKLLELIDNLCL
- a CDS encoding site-2 protease family protein, with amino-acid sequence MTVVLSIIWFLIIISVIALVHEFGHFIFAKIFKTKVEEFAVGFGPSIFKIPGKETIFRFNAIPLGGYVRLAGEEEIIEGGYSNNDPTLFYNKKPWQKFLITFAGPLFSFLLGYFIFIGIAGVYGFPEVIVERVGRESVASEAGLMPGDVIKKVNGNYVFNPAVLEMEIMSGKNLDLTVIRNGEELNVTLIPKLTEQRAIILLSNVQGVNDTSIKSSRILTLNGEEEIYEVMGRMEIGDPIEIQFEDGTIVKGSLLRYTYVAPTYETGIIYSTFSNVISKGSGVFQEGDKILEINGVTIENGSDLQNVVYRIQLNPDQLMFSISEKEIINEYKPFDDNYLNVLIERNNERFEITISKTDFLDFILKPGVLKSAYENWRPKGIEALTVPVQWANNMIALTFQSFVQLFTGRLSADQLAGPVGAAAIIGQAAEVGLEAILNLMALITISLGVFNLIPIPGLDGGRIVFSIYEMITRKRVSPKVEAIVNTIGFLFLIFLMIFVTYNDIMRFFR